Genomic DNA from Mycobacteroides chelonae CCUG 47445:
CGACACGGCTTCCCAGATCACAAACGCGCGCATATCCAGGTCAAATCCACTGTCCGACAGACATTTCGTCATGTTCTCGGTTGCTAGGTCGGCAGCAACATATGTCGCATGTCGGGGGATGTATCCGAAACGACGCGCCGCCACCTGCTGCTTACGGATGCTGTTGGCTGGCAGATCGACCTCCCAGACCGGGACACCGGTCAACTGCGGTATCCGGTACAAACGCGTATCGAACCCGCCGCCCAGGATGATCACCGCATCAAGTCCGTCGGCAAGGGCCTCGATGAGCTGCTCATCGATGTACCGCTTGCGGCATAGCACGCCAGCCCACCCGCCGCAGATCTTCTTCTCCGTTGCGGCAATCATCGCCCGCCGCACCGGTGCCCGGCGTGTGGCCAGAGCTTTCAGATGTAACGCGGGAGGCAGCAGACGAATCGCGTACGGGTCGATGATCAGCGGTGAGCTCTCGTACTGCTCGGTGGCCAGGACCGAGGCAGAACCGTAGACGCCGTATCCCACCGCCGAACTCATAGGCGCCCTCAGCTCTCTGATCGGTCGACTCAATAACGCCGACCAGGCTTCCCGGCACACCACCGCATTCCTCACACGGCAGCGCTCACCCAGATCAGAGCAACGCAGGCGATGTGTCCCTATCGCATCTGGCGTCACCATCAGCACTCGGTTCTGGCCGCTGCGCCGTGAATGCAGCCGCCAGATACGGTAGCAGTATGCAATACTTTTTGTAGGTTATCTTTAGTGAAATCAGTGCTGGCCTGGGCGGACTGAGTGAAACCGCGTGGGTATCGATGAATTCGGAGGCGCAGGCTTGTCGCATTCGCCCGCTCCCGCAGCCCACATATTTGCGCGGCAGATCTCGGCCTTCCTGCAGCGACAGTGCCGCCTCGCCGCGGTCGGCGTGCTTGCCGGGGCGACCGCATGTTCATCCCAATCCGCTCCCCTCAGCGGCCTGACAACCAATACCGTTGACAAAGAGCACCATTCGGTGACGCAGCTCGCAGCCAGTCGGCCGCAGGTTCAGAAGGCAGTGGTCGATTACCTGGAGAAGACAGTCAACGCGCTACCGATCGGGAGCTATCTCGATGGCGGCGCCATGCCGGTGGGCGGCCGCACTACGGCCTGTGTGGGCGCCAACGCCGCTAGCCCGGCGGTGCGCTTCGAGGTCTCCATGGCGGTCATGACATCGCCGCAGATGCAAGCGAACCAAATTGCCTCCAGAACGCAGGCCCTGTGGCGCAGCTGGGGTGCGCAGGTCAACGAGGACCCAAGCGCCGCGGGGTGGTCGGCGGACACGGCGGGCTATCGCCTCCATATCGCCGCTGATGCCGGAGCCCCACAACCGACGGTGTCTGTGGCATCGATCTGCTTCCCCGATGACCCGATCCTGCGGGATCTGCCTTTTCCCGGCATCATCAGCCACTCGGCCTGACGCCGACACCTTGACGGCCCGTGCACAAGGCGCGAACCGGCCGGGGGCGCTGGCGGGCCTCTCCGTCGCACCAGGTAATACCCGCCAGCGCCCTGTACCGGCCACGCATCCATACGTCGCGTCAGCGCGCGGCCAGAGGCATACACTAGCACTATGCAATAGTTACCGTGCGGTATTGTATTGCTCGGCTGGGTGTTGATGGGCTGCCCTGAAAGGGAGACGGTGTGACTGTTGACGAGGCAGATCTAGCGGAATCGCTTGATGCCCTTACAGATTCGCTGCTGGTCGCCTCGCGGCTGCTGTTGGCGATCTCTGCGCGATCGATCGCGGAGGTAGATGAGACGATCACGTTTCCGCAATTTCGCACTTTGGTGATCTTGTCCAATGAGGGCCCGATCAACTTGGCCGCCTTGGCTCAGTTGTTAGGGGTTCAGCCGTCTACGACGGGCCGGATGGTCGATCGTTTGGTCAACGTTGGAATGATGATCGACGGCCGCACCCGCGCTCACGCCGAGAATTGGTGGTCGAGTTGACCGCTCACGGCGAAGGCGTGGTTCAGGAGGTCACGGCGCGCCGACGGGCTGTCATCGCTGAGATTGCCGGCAAGATGGCGCCGCGGGAGCGTCGCGGCTTGGTGCGGGCGTTGAGTGCGTTCACCGCTGCTGGCGGCGAGCCCTCCGCTTCTGCTGGCCTGTAGGTGCCTCGATGCGTCACTTCATTGGGCAGCTCTCACTTCTTCATGGATGGCTGCCTGTGCTGGCCCAACTATTCACGGCAGCAGTGCTTTTCGCAGTGCTAGCAAGCCGCACGCAACGCAGGGGCGCAGCCATGCTCTGGGGTGCTGTGGTCGGTGTGATGCTGGCTGCGACGGCGTATTGGTATCTCGGGTCGATAGGTGTTGCCGGCGACCCGGCACCGCTGCAACTGTGGTTATGGATCGCTGGCGCAGGCCTGGTGTCGGTGCTCGCGGCCTGCTGGCGTGGGGTGTGGTGGCGGCGCGCACTGGCGGTCGTGGCGATACCACTGTGTGTTGTGTCTGCGGGCCTGTCGGTGAATGCGTGGATCGGATACCTGCCCACGGTGCATGCGGCGTGGAGCCGACTCACGCTGTCCCCGGTTCCAGGTCAGGTCGACCGCGGCACGGTATTGGCCATGCAACTGGCAGGGGTGCAGCCAGCTTCCGGTGTTATCACACCAGTCACGATTCCTGTTGGCGCGTCCGGTTTTAGCCATCGCACCGAGCTGGTGTACCTGCCGCCGGCATGGTTTGGCCACGACCCGGCACCGCACCTTCCTGTTGTCCTGATGATCGGCTCGGCCTTGAACAGCCCCGCGGACTGGGTGTGGGCGGGCCATGCTGCCCAAACTGCAGATGATTTCGCTGCCCGGCATGGTGGAAATGCCCCCGTCCTGGTGTTCGCCGATGCCACCGGGGCGTTCAACAACGACACCG
This window encodes:
- a CDS encoding SAM-dependent methyltransferase, which gives rise to MSSAVGYGVYGSASVLATEQYESSPLIIDPYAIRLLPPALHLKALATRRAPVRRAMIAATEKKICGGWAGVLCRKRYIDEQLIEALADGLDAVIILGGGFDTRLYRIPQLTGVPVWEVDLPANSIRKQQVAARRFGYIPRHATYVAADLATENMTKCLSDSGFDLDMRAFVIWEAVSMYLTEATVRRTLRHMLALAPGSRLAFTFLRKAFVDGFAMYGARAGYDEFVTQQQLWHFGLHPEQVAEFLAEYDWDLLLHVGAAEYLQRYLRPAHRDLPVSEIERAVIAQR
- a CDS encoding alpha/beta hydrolase, yielding MRHFIGQLSLLHGWLPVLAQLFTAAVLFAVLASRTQRRGAAMLWGAVVGVMLAATAYWYLGSIGVAGDPAPLQLWLWIAGAGLVSVLAACWRGVWWRRALAVVAIPLCVVSAGLSVNAWIGYLPTVHAAWSRLTLSPVPGQVDRGTVLAMQLAGVQPASGVITPVTIPVGASGFSHRTELVYLPPAWFGHDPAPHLPVVLMIGSALNSPADWVWAGHAAQTADDFAARHGGNAPVLVFADATGAFNNDTECVNGSRGNAADHLVNEVVPYIVSNFRTSADRHNWGVAGWSMGGTCALDLTVMHPETFTAFVDIAGDASPNTGDKAHSIAALFGGDSQEWSRFDPATVISRHGRYHAVAGWFDIPGGAGRRLLTATGIGSVSDSPHDGVANLEGQDVAANSLCQQASSHGIRCAVSTRPGRHDWPFAAQAFDAAFPWLAGRLGTPRVLRIALPGLAPESTVTAQASAPIDPHGWR